Within Solea solea chromosome 1, fSolSol10.1, whole genome shotgun sequence, the genomic segment CTGCTGCAAGTCTGTTACACAACTTACACATTTACTTCCtatgacaacaaacacacacacacacacacagacacacagacacacagacagtttgTGGTACCTGTTGAGCTgcttctgcagcagctccagtcGTGTGTCCAGCTGGTTGCGTTGTTGGCGGCTCAGGCTGTGGATGGGTGTGTTGAGAGGCGGAGGAGAGGCCAGACTGCAGCTGGGAACCTCCTGGTACTGACCACCCCCTCGACTCTCACCCCAGAAGCTGAAGATGTTAGAAACACCTGAGAAAGCACCTGtgacaggaggaggtggaggaggtcaaGAAGgtggagaaggtggaggaggaggaggtgaataaggtggaggaggaggacacagtgTGTGAGCGCATGTCACAGACAGATCACTGCACACACTTGATGGATGTGATGATACAGACCTGACAGGGCGTTGCAGGTGTTCCCAGTCTTAGGGTCTCCATCACCCTCACTGTTCTCTTTGAAGATCCCGGCTGAGGCCTGGACCTGTGGGTTTCCCAGGATTTCAGGAGGAGGAGCGAGACCCGTCACGACAGACTCGTCCCCCTGGGAGAGAAGTGGATCGGTTGAGGTTTACTGAGGTTAGGTTGTCATATAAAAAGCTGACTGTCCCATGTGCTACTGAACAACAACAGCTTCACCTatacaatatcttataagaatATTATATCTTTAGTTAGACAGActgaaaccactcactctcccacaccaaagtgtAAGAGAGTTGACAAACTTGAGTTGGAAAAGGAGTAgaataacatatatatttatatttgcttGTGTCCgtgttggcagccatgttttcagtgatgtCCTTAAAGGACTTTTTACCTCATCACCACTGGAGCGAGAGGACACTGAGCTCCGATGAGCCTCCCACTGTCTCGTGGGCGCCTCCTCCTGCTTATGGTGGTTAGCTGCctccctctgtcttcttctcACTGACTTATGGGACTTTTTAACTTCTCCAGCATCTGCGTCATCTAGATGGAGGCGCGCCAGGAAACATGacatgagagagagaaggcTTACGTCAGTGCAGCTGGACCAGGACCATCTTTTCAACTAACATGGGAGGGTGATGATGATTGTTGATGATTTGTTATTTCTTCAACCATTCCATCATTTAacggtttgttttttaaatgacatcaaaGTCTGAGTTTTTAAGAGTTGTCTACCTTTCTCTGTACGCCGTCTGAATGATAATTTACGTCTCCGTAGTTTGTTGAATCCTCCACAGTTGGAGTCATCGCTGCTCGGGGAGCCCGGGATCATGTTGGTCTGAAAGCAGATCAGCATTAACTGGTCATTAATGAAAGAACCATCATTCAGTTCATGGAAACATGGATATCATATGAACAAAAGAGCTTTAGACCTTCAGATTAAATCCAGGTTGAACTGTTAACTCACATCTCGGAGGTTGAAGGTGATTTCCAGGTTGTTCCAGAAGTTCTCTGCAAACTCAGGATACATGTCCAGCACCTCCAGAACATCTTCTCTGTGGATCTTATGGAGGTCACAGTAGGTCAGTGCCCTCACATCAGCGTTAGATTTACCTGGGCGAGAATACAGGTTGATGGGCTCGCCGAAGATGTCGTTCTTCCCTGAGGAAAGAGAAAAGTACGTCAATCCAAATGTGACAATGTTTATCAGAGCAAAAACCAAACCATGACTTCGAATCGACCACACGCAGAGCTCAGAGACGGAACTGTGACGAGGCACAGATCCGTAGATCATCTCCAGATCTTTGAAGGATGTTGTGTTGGAGTAACACTGTATGCTGAACAGTAGGTGGCGATATGAGCAGAAGCATCATTACAAAGAAAGGTAGAAAAGCTGGTGCACAAACAAAAGGCGTATTTCAAAAGTAATTAAGTCTAAATTAATATGAAGTATCTGCGTCATAGTGGTCTCACTGGACTCAGAACAAACCTGTACGCTGCTAAAACTGAGAACCTGAGAACCTGAGAACCTGAGAACCACACATTCATGCAGTACATCTATGTGTTATATCTTTGATCGACATTCACGCGCtcccgtcaggagcaacgtgggttTAAGTGTTTTGTCCTCGGACACATCAGACTTCACAGTTCAGATTTGAAACTGGGATTGATATTAATGGTATTTATACTTCTAAATATGTCCTAAAGTTGTCATAACACTTTCTTCAGGTTGCAGATGTTTGTAATAACATGTGGGGTCAGTGTTGAGGCAGTAAAGTATTTACCTAAGATGGCCACCACCACGTCTCCTCTCAGTATCTCAATGGATCCTCTGGATATGAAGTAGAGGGCAGTGAGGACGTCCCCGGCGTGGACCAGCGTGTCTCCTGGAGGAGCGTGGGTGGTCTTAAACTTCATGGCCAAAGCCCTGAGGCAGCCTTTGGTAGAGCCTTTAAAAGCTTTACAGTTCTGCAGCAATGTGCGGTTCAGATGGAGGCAGATATCTGCCTGGAGACACTCTGGGAAACCTTTCAGGACCTGAggcgagagggagagaaggaacaAGGAAGCAGAGGGAGCGAGGGGAgcgagggaaggagggagggaggaggaggcaagAAGAAGGGGTGGTCAGTGGAGAGACGACAGAcggagaataaaaataaaaggtgagGAAAAGAATTTGGAATGAGAAGATAGAAGAGCAGGTGAGAAagtgtttaaatgcaaatgttacgTCAGTATTGACACGTTATTAAATGTGAGAGGTAAGTTAGTGTCACATGATTGAAATGCTTTGACTGAGCACTTTATTAACCTTGAGTGTCATTACATCATTTCATCATATTAATGACCTTTATATTTAGCACAAGATATTAGATGTAACCATTATAAAAGTCAAGAAGTGATGGTAAAGAAAACCATTATTATGTTAAGAGtacagcagcagtgaaaaaGGCTCTTCATTGATTTGTGGAACTATATTTCACAAGAAGGTCTACTGGCACACTGTGTGTGGGCCCCCCGTCTGTGTGTGGCCCCCTGTCTGTGTGCGGGCTGCCTGTATACGGGGCCCCATCTGTGTGCCGGCCCGTCTGTGTGCGGGccccctgtctgtgtgtggccccctgtctgtgtgtgggagtgtaattattaatttgaatgatttcactgCAGTCGATAGAAAGCCCTCGCTCTTTTAACTGTGAGTATCTCTCTATTGTATCTCCCTGACTGTACACAGAACACAACAGGACACAATAGAGcacaacaggacacaacaggacacaacaggacacaacagaacacaatagaacacaacaggacacaacaggacacaacaggacacaacagaacacaatagaacacaacaggacacaacagaacacaacaggacacaacagaacacaatagaacacaacaggacacaacagaacacaacaggacacaacagaacacaacaggacacaacaggacacaacagaacacaactggacacaacagaacacaacagaacacaactggacacaacagaacacaacagaacacaacaggacacaacGGAACTGAACGCAACAGAACATaacacaacaggacacaacacaacacaacataacagtacacaacaggacacaacCGAACAGAACAGCACACAACACAACTGAACAGAAAAGAACACAACAGAACCCAACATaacacaacaggacacaacagaacacaatagaacacaacaggacacaacagaacacaatagaacacaacagaacacaatagaacacaacacacaacagaacacaacagaacacaatagaacacaacacacaacagaacacaacagaacacaatagaacacaacagaacacaataGAACACAACAGGACAAAACAGAACACAatagaacacaacacacaacacacaacagaacacaacagaacacaataGAACACAAtagaacacaacagaacacaataGAACACAACAGGACCAAACCGAACACAACAGGACGCAACAGAACACAACTGAACTGAACGCAACAGAACAtaacagaacagaacacaacacaacacaacacaacacaacacaacaggacacaacacaacagaacacaacacaacaggacacaacagaacagaacacaacacaacacaacacaacacaactaagcagaaaagaacagaacagaacagaacagaacacaactgaacagaacagaacagaacagaacagaacagaacagaacagaacagaacagaacagaacacaactgaacagaacagaacagaacacaaatagacagaacagaacacaaaggaacagaacagaacagaaatagAACACAaaggaacagaacagaacagaacagaacagaacagaacagaacaaaatAGAACACAaaggaacagaacagaacagaacagaacaaaacagaacagaacagaacagaacagaacagaacagaacagaactgaACAGAACTGAACACAAAtagacagaacagaacagaattcCAGTTGGTGGCGCCCTCTTGTTCACAGTCAAACTTGTGTGATGGCTGTGATGCTCTTCCAGGCTTTCACTGCTTGTTAGTGTTTCCTCCTTCAGGCTCCTCAGGTTTAACAGGTCAAAGTCGTGGTCTATAGGGTTTAAGTGTCCACTCTAACACCTTGTGATTGGCTCGTTCTCTTCATCTTTAAAGGTTTCTGTAGACTTGTGAGCTGCCATCATGGGTGACCACATCACTGAAGATGAAGAAGCCATGACATGACCTCCACCATGTTTCACACATGAGCTTGTATGTTTGATCGTTTCTTTCTCCATCACTTTGGTCAAAGTTCATCTTTGTCAtgacactgtgtctctgttactGTTTGCTTCCTGTTTCCTTCTGCTAATGAGCGGTTAGCATCGTGTGCTGTAGCCTCCTCTCAAGTCTTCTGTGATAGCTTCACTGCTGCCCTCTGGAGGTTGTTGCTGATGTCACTAACAGGTCTAACTTGGTCTACCTGTTGGACACCAGTGGTttctttcttcctaatgcttgGACTGGCTCTGGCCAATGTTTGTGCAATGGCTCTGATTGATTTCCATCTCCTCTCTTGTGTTTCACCCATAGACAGCGCTCTGGTTTTCATGATGGTTCCACTTCTAAATGAAGTCTGCACATGAAAAACCTGTCCTCCCCGATGTGAAAGTGAGCGTAGACGTTCAGTGCTGTTcattgtttgaataaacaaagtaataacacaacacacctgagcaacacaacacacctgtcactcacatgttcacatgaaaaatgACTGGGTTCAAACTAAAGGTGCTATCTTCTATGTTGTcaatcagatccagatgtaagagctgaaatgttcatctttagATGTCAAACGTTTAAAATGTttcaatataaaaataaactctTCCATTACTATAGGAGGAAACTGTATAATTAGTGGATGTTCAGATTTCTAAGAAGATAATGATCTTTATCTGTATCAACAAACAGCTGAACCAGTGATCTCTGATGTCACAGGTGTGAAGATTCagcccgcgtgtgtgtgtgtgtgtgtgtgtgtgtgcatatcaTTGATGATACTCACATCTTTCCTATTTTCTCTGACGGTGTCGGACCATGCATGCTGAGACAAAGTCTTCCAATCATCCTATTAACGTACAACGCAGGctcaaaatcacacacacacacacacacacacacacacacacaggctgtggtTGGTGCGTGACCACGTGTACTCACAGCGTTCATGTCGATGCCGTTGGTGTAGGACCAGGCGTGTTGGAAATACTCCTCCAGTCTCTGCCTCAGGGGGTTCGGGATCTGGTGGAAGCGGATGAACTCCCTGACTCGCAGCATCTGGGTGTGGTAGCGGGCGGTGCCGGAGTACAGCCGCTGGATGATGGCCGACACGTTCCCAAAGATGCTGGCGTACATCAGGGCTGCAGGTCAGCAGGGGACGATGTGTTTGTACGTGAAGACGAGcaagaggaagagcagagggAACGCAGAGACATTAAAACATCACAGACTGAGTGATTTAAAGTCAATCAGTGATAAAGTGAGGTGTTTGATTCAGGAACAGCAGGAGACagaggtgatggtgatgatgatgatgatgatgatgctaacAGCTGCTCTGCTCACTGACTtacactgtgcgtgtgtgtgtgtgtgtgtgtgtgtgtgtgtgatgtttgaatAAAAGTGTCAGTGGAATCATAACAAGCATATTTCACACTTAATGACACAGTAACCACTTCAGCCTCTGACTTCACTGTTACTGTCCTCAGTGTAAAtgatggaggagaagatgagCTGAGAAGCACAATTCTAATCTCTTCTTCTGCAGTTtacttaataataatgaagtgaTAGGATTTTAAAAATAGGTCAGAGTGTCATACTGTGAACAACATGTAATAACacgagagaaaaagagaaatctgACATGATTGAATCCCTGTTGTTCTCATTAAAGTTTGCAGAAAAGTTACAGAAGAACTGAAAGTAAAGAAAAACCCACAGAGAAActaagaaatgtgttttacttGAGTTGTGTTCAGGGTCAAAACAAAGGTTCACTCACAGGAACTAACCGTTATAAGTGAATAAAAGCTTTTCTGTCGTTTTTGCAGGTTCTGACAGCGtgatatttataatatttatacttACATCCTATGAGCATGACACAGATGGAGAAGATCTTCTCAGAGTTGGTGTTTGGAGACACATTTCCGAAGCCCACGCTGGTCAGACTGCTGAAGGTGAAGTACAGGGCAGTGACGTACTTGTCTTTGATGGACGGTCCTGACCCTGACAGACAAACACGCGACAGAACGGGACTGATTTCATAGCTAATGATGAAAACATTGTAAGTGGAAACTTCAGGTGACATCgaacatgtaaacacagagaTTCCACATGATTGTCTATTACTGAGAGCATCACTGTGAATGTGATGTTAAAGCTGAACGCCTCGACTCTGCACCTGGGATGGAGTCATTGTAGTGTTTCCCCAGTTGATCTCCGAGAGTGTGAAGCCAGCCGATGGAACCGTTTCTCTCCACGCTGCCGATGGCGTACCTGAGAACAACAGCTCAGGTGAGAACCTGAACAATCATCACTGACTgaattttgtctttttcttctgtaaaaatgcaaaaacgTCCACTGTGGGAGAAGAGTAAGTGGAAAGGATgaactcttctctctctgctgttcccGCCTTCTTTAAATCAAGTTTCTATGTGGGCGGAGCCACTCCCTCTCATTTACATGCTACGCTTTCACTGCAATGTGTCTCAGCGGCTGTAGAAACATCTCTGTGAAGCTTGAGCCTTTACACGCAGCATTTAAGCTGCAAAACAGATGTTTTATTCCAAAGTTATGAAAACACTTTTCCAAACACAGTAGTAtattttattacacacacacacacacacacacacacacatccgagTACCAGATGCAGGCGAGCCAGTGGGCGATGAGGGCGAAGGTGCACATGAGCAGGAAGAGGACGGCTGCACCGTACTCCGAGTAGCGATCCAGTTTTCTGGCCACACGGACCAATCGCAGGAGACGAGCAGTCTTCAGCAGACCAATCAGAGTGGTGGTCTGATGTGaggggaggagacagagaagaggagagatcCTTAGTCCTCTGAGTCCGTACAACAGATGAtgagtgtgctgtgtgtgtgtgtgtgtgtgtgtgtgagtgtcctgAGTGGAAATAATGGCTCTGTGCTGAGGAGAAAGCTCCACTTTGTTGGCTCGGTGCTTTTTTCCTGACAGCATCAGTGAAGTGAACCATGGCCAAACTTTTCCCCAGGCAGCAGGATTTGGATGTTGGAGAGTTTcaacattcattatttttggcttcatcacaataaatgaaatattttctaCTCCTGTGTAGATTTCATGAACCACATAATTACCCTCAGCTGAGTTGTTGTGTGGAGTAAATCTAGCAACCTTTTATCCTCAGaggacatttctgtcctcttACCACAGAAGCTCAGCTCTTACTGCAGGTTTCTCACTTcgttattttcattattcacTGGTTTTACTGAAGACATTCagtttattagtgttttttaGAGTTTTCTGTGGCTCCAGACTAAACTGACTTCAGTGTGAAGAAGGTTTtcaggagacagaaagagtcTGTTAAAGACGTCATGACGTCACTGAAGTTCATTCTCATATAAATCACTCAACTGTGTAAACATGATACAAGTCTGTACCTTGTACTTCTTACAGAGAAGAGATGACATCAGTTCTCTGTCTGTCAGATTTATGTTTTCCCTAAAATTATAACCAAGTTAAATGAACTGTGTTGTAAAGTAAACTCTCAGCAGTTACAGAGAGGCTTACGTCATTAAAATCACAGTTAGGTCAGTGTCTCCCACAGCAAATCACTCAACCATATATACTATAAACCCACACAACCTGAATATCACCACTGTgtttatatactatatgtacatacatatatacgtatatatacgtatatataaaaCCTGAACTGGTTTACTATAAAGCCAAGGAAACTTTAAAAGAAAGTATAAAAGCAGAGACAATAAAACTGGTTAGAAACGTTTATATTGTCTCGTACTCTAATTGGTTCATAGACATTACTGTATGTGATATAATATAGTTATATATTATTGTGATGCTTCACCACAGCTGACAAATCTGCTTCCTCATGGAGGCAATTAAACCAAGACACAACtaaacaaaagagacaaaaactagacagacagacaggcaggcagacaggcaggcagacagacagtacCTCCTCTCCGTTGCGGTAGATGAGCAGGTCAAAGGGAATAGCAGCCACCATGTCGATGAGGAACCAGCCTTTGAAATAGTGCACAGCGATCCTCAGAGGGTGACTCACCACTTCATCGTTAGAATTCACGTACGTTGTCCTGAGAAGAAGATCCAGACATTACAGCAATCACCTTTCATCATGATCTTATCAACATCGTGAACCTGTGAACCGGTTCAGGTGTGGActgttgtgtgtatttatacacatatacagtatatacatactcATATACTCAGAGCTATATCACTATAACTATACTGTAATTAATGCCATACTATTACAATATGGTGTTAATATGTCCTTAC encodes:
- the kcnh2b gene encoding potassium voltage-gated channel subfamily H member 2 isoform X3, encoding MTVPTLTGQCFLCMVDVVPVKNEDGVVIMFILNFEVMTDQTLQDCNEELNHRLPTWLVTGRPRGFKLRLPLLRSLSNSKASLDDAEVGHTPTATPVTQPDHRSRESLGLGEFLPLPHPAPDHQEHISGSRLALQSWPEDRQEDQHTLLGSGPPLSSPLPPHGSHLVAQSSPCVAPHHRLSLNPDASGSNCSLSRSRSRESFHSMRRASSVDEIEAMRPDWDRKNRRASVRPGSAGAVNNKSNILNSTSDSDLMRYRAISKIPQITLNFVDFKPDPLIALPTGEMDIIAPCKLIDRTHHVTEKVTQVLSLGADVLPEYKLQAPRIHRWTVLHYSPFKAVWDWLILLLVIYTAIVTPYSAAFLLNDQEEVAIQKCGYSCSPLNVVDLIVDIMFIIDILINFRTTYVNSNDEVVSHPLRIAVHYFKGWFLIDMVAAIPFDLLIYRNGEETTTLIGLLKTARLLRLVRVARKLDRYSEYGAAVLFLLMCTFALIAHWLACIWYAIGSVERNGSIGWLHTLGDQLGKHYNDSIPGSGPSIKDKYVTALYFTFSSLTSVGFGNVSPNTNSEKIFSICVMLIGSLMYASIFGNVSAIIQRLYSGTARYHTQMLRVREFIRFHQIPNPLRQRLEEYFQHAWSYTNGIDMNADDWKTLSQHAWSDTVRENRKDVLKGFPECLQADICLHLNRTLLQNCKAFKGSTKGCLRALAMKFKTTHAPPGDTLVHAGDVLTALYFISRGSIEILRGDVVVAILGKNDIFGEPINLYSRPGKSNADVRALTYCDLHKIHREDVLEVLDMYPEFAENFWNNLEITFNLRDTNMIPGSPSSDDSNCGGFNKLRRRKLSFRRRTEKDDADAGEVKKSHKSVRRRQREAANHHKQEEAPTRQWEAHRSSVSSRSSGDEGDESVVTGLAPPPEILGNPQVQASAGIFKENSEGDGDPKTGNTCNALSGAFSGVSNIFSFWGESRGGGQYQEVPSCSLASPPPLNTPIHSLSRQQRNQLDTRLELLQKQLNRLESRMSTDIGAIMQLLQRQMALVPPAYSAVSTPPQVSPYPGLGPGPGPGERLVQPVTDTMCSLSQILDSQDFEEFSTQPVDPMRIQDSSSQDQNSASVLNSLGQHLERELGLGTETGLISRPGMSSGSGLRLELGRSGAAVGSSLGAGLDLSSEVCHGTGTGLTTGAPPLDPEGQRRRSLPEPQTPVDSRTPQRHSSDPGGS